In one window of Blastopirellula marina DNA:
- a CDS encoding DUF58 domain-containing protein produces the protein MISILQDFFVGLWTNVLTQPMMQLLAMVLPLAILARWKRTTPSIWLALAFAALMPVPVIAILLADASSLMGPILFLLIVALTVGIFSFVQFLAHSLQWNRFQVSFLPLSARIWLGITFVAALAICVLFAFATVGNSLTWVAWALFGLNVVIAVIAMIDLTSLPSAKHFSVERETSRIASLLKKQKVILTVTYKGPLHLHLSVRDDVPQQFQAVPEEFNLDVVPRSRTTVHYEMEPTKRGSFAMDTVFIQVDSKLRFWKKIIKVPAHIAISVYPDMKQLAEYALLARTNRLSLVGVRRTRKVGQDHDFERLRDYTRDDNYKHIDWRSTARRRRLTVREFQTSQSQRIMFMIDCGRMMTNEADGISLLDHAFNAMLMLSFVALRQGDSVGAIAFSDRVHKYVPPKSGANQMNHLLHASYDQFPQLVESRYDEAFMHLRTNCRKRSLVVLITNVIDEVNSHQIEQYLTTLVGRHLPLGVLLRDHRLFDAAENEKPYGPDLFRAAAAAEILTWRHHVLTDLSHKGVLALDVFPEDLTANLVNQYLEIKARHLL, from the coding sequence GTGATCTCGATCCTGCAAGACTTCTTCGTCGGGCTGTGGACCAATGTCCTCACCCAACCCATGATGCAACTATTGGCCATGGTATTACCCTTGGCCATCCTTGCTCGATGGAAGAGGACTACCCCGTCGATCTGGTTGGCACTGGCCTTTGCGGCACTCATGCCGGTACCAGTGATCGCCATTTTGCTTGCCGATGCCAGCAGCCTGATGGGGCCGATCCTGTTTCTGCTGATTGTCGCTCTGACGGTGGGTATTTTCTCGTTTGTGCAGTTCCTGGCCCATTCGCTGCAATGGAACCGGTTTCAAGTCTCGTTCCTGCCGCTTTCTGCCCGGATCTGGTTAGGAATTACATTCGTCGCGGCGCTGGCTATTTGCGTGCTGTTTGCATTTGCCACGGTGGGCAATTCGCTCACGTGGGTTGCCTGGGCACTGTTCGGCTTGAATGTCGTCATTGCGGTGATTGCCATGATCGACCTGACGAGCCTCCCCAGTGCAAAACACTTTTCCGTCGAACGCGAGACAAGCCGCATTGCTTCGCTGCTGAAAAAGCAGAAGGTAATCCTGACGGTTACCTACAAAGGCCCCCTGCATCTGCACTTGTCGGTTCGCGATGACGTTCCGCAACAGTTCCAGGCAGTGCCCGAAGAGTTTAACCTGGACGTCGTACCACGTAGCCGCACGACGGTGCACTACGAAATGGAACCAACCAAGCGTGGGTCGTTCGCCATGGATACGGTTTTCATTCAGGTCGACAGCAAGCTCCGATTCTGGAAGAAGATCATCAAGGTCCCGGCTCATATCGCCATCAGCGTCTACCCCGACATGAAGCAGCTGGCCGAGTACGCTTTACTGGCTCGTACCAATCGCCTGAGCCTGGTGGGCGTGCGGCGAACGCGAAAGGTGGGACAAGACCATGACTTCGAGCGTCTACGTGACTACACCCGCGACGACAACTACAAGCATATCGATTGGCGCAGCACGGCCCGCAGACGTCGTCTGACGGTCCGCGAATTCCAAACCAGTCAGAGCCAGCGGATCATGTTCATGATCGACTGCGGGCGAATGATGACCAACGAGGCCGATGGCATCAGTTTGCTCGACCATGCGTTCAACGCCATGCTGATGCTGAGCTTCGTCGCTCTGCGACAGGGAGACTCGGTCGGAGCGATCGCTTTTTCTGATCGAGTCCACAAGTACGTGCCTCCAAAGTCGGGTGCCAACCAGATGAACCATCTGCTGCACGCCAGCTACGATCAGTTTCCGCAGCTGGTCGAATCTCGCTACGACGAAGCATTCATGCATCTGCGAACCAACTGCCGGAAACGGTCGCTGGTAGTGCTGATCACCAACGTGATCGATGAGGTGAACTCGCATCAGATCGAACAGTACCTGACAACGCTCGTAGGGCGGCATTTACCACTGGGAGTGCTGCTGCGGGATCATCGATTGTTCGACGCCGCCGAGAACGAGAAGCCGTACGGGCCTGACTTATTCCGAGCCGCCGCCGCCGCCGAGATCCTTACCTGGCGGCACCATGTGCTGACCGATCTGAGCCACAAAGGGGTCTTGGCACTTGATGTCTTCCCCGAAGATCTGACCGCCAACCTGGTGAATCAGTACCTCGAGATCAAAGCACGGCACTTGCTGTAA
- a CDS encoding AAA family ATPase yields MSSSTPDIIEFPCSGCGKKLRVGPEAAGKKARCPQCDSVQVVPASSEANGTSVPSTAPTSEPPTTEQKPVGTLGDDLFASAEQSSLAPLSPPAPQAEAPSQPLRPASTTLQGHHTDDSAFSETRDLFQRITDEISKIYVGQEELVLGTLVALFSGGHVLIESAPGLGKTLFVRTLGRVLGCNFGRVQFTADLMPSDITGAPFFDMKSNEFRFRPGPIFTQLLLADEINRSPAKTHAALLEVMQEFRVTIDGTSHKIERPFLVMATQNPIESEGTYNLPEAQLDRFMFKLNLDYPNETEEAEILKQHSQQVDINKRLEEELEVITSPAKIMEVTKQNGDVLIADKLIDYINQIVRLTRKWPQFHLGASPRAGITLMQGARTLAAFNGRDYAVPDDVVQIALPALRHRVVLSAEAEVEGHTADELLTELIRTIEVPRL; encoded by the coding sequence ATGAGTAGTTCCACCCCTGATATTATCGAATTTCCTTGTAGCGGTTGTGGCAAGAAATTGCGTGTCGGCCCCGAAGCGGCCGGCAAGAAGGCGCGCTGTCCGCAGTGCGACAGCGTGCAGGTCGTTCCCGCTTCCAGTGAAGCAAACGGTACGAGCGTGCCTTCTACCGCACCAACAAGCGAACCTCCGACGACGGAACAGAAGCCGGTTGGTACGCTGGGAGACGACCTGTTCGCCAGCGCCGAGCAGTCCAGCCTGGCCCCGCTGTCACCACCAGCTCCACAGGCAGAAGCCCCATCGCAGCCCCTTCGCCCAGCCAGCACCACGCTGCAAGGCCATCACACGGATGACTCGGCCTTCTCCGAAACACGCGATCTGTTTCAGCGTATCACCGACGAAATCTCGAAGATTTACGTGGGGCAAGAAGAACTGGTGCTCGGTACGCTGGTCGCCTTGTTCAGCGGCGGTCACGTGCTGATCGAAAGTGCTCCCGGTCTGGGGAAGACCCTCTTCGTGCGAACCCTCGGACGTGTGTTGGGTTGCAACTTCGGCCGCGTGCAATTCACCGCCGACTTGATGCCGTCGGATATAACCGGGGCACCGTTCTTCGATATGAAGTCGAACGAGTTCCGCTTCCGCCCTGGCCCGATCTTCACGCAGCTGCTTCTGGCCGACGAAATCAACCGTTCGCCTGCCAAGACACACGCGGCCTTGCTGGAAGTGATGCAGGAATTCCGCGTGACGATCGACGGCACCAGCCACAAGATCGAGCGACCGTTTCTGGTGATGGCCACGCAGAACCCGATTGAGTCGGAAGGTACCTACAACCTGCCAGAAGCTCAGCTCGACCGCTTCATGTTCAAGTTGAACCTCGACTATCCGAACGAAACCGAAGAAGCGGAAATCTTGAAGCAGCACAGCCAGCAAGTCGACATCAACAAGCGGCTGGAAGAAGAGCTCGAGGTGATCACTTCCCCGGCGAAGATCATGGAGGTCACCAAGCAAAACGGTGACGTGCTGATTGCCGACAAGCTGATCGACTACATCAATCAGATCGTGCGTCTGACGCGTAAGTGGCCTCAGTTTCACTTGGGGGCGTCTCCCCGTGCCGGCATCACGCTCATGCAAGGGGCTCGTACGTTAGCCGCTTTCAATGGCCGAGATTATGCGGTGCCGGACGACGTGGTGCAGATTGCCTTGCCGGCTCTGCGACACCGCGTTGTCCTTTCCGCCGAAGCCGAAGTGGAAGGGCATACCGCCGACGAACTGTTGACCGAACTGATCCGCACGATCGAGGTGCCGCGTCTGTGA
- a CDS encoding LptF/LptG family permease, protein MTTIQRYVLWEITKVFLLCLGITVLLMTVGGGVNEGLKKGLPPGVILNMLPYFIPEMLRYTIPGCMLFAVCTAFGRMAASNEITAIKSAGINPMELMWPVLTLAYFLSFFTFWMYDACAAWSRPNLHRVVAESLDDTVYGVLRTQRNFKMSGFSVTVKSVQDRKLISPTFQVAATDSQPSIYLEVEEAQLKTDPKTGILQLICRDGTVEFGDEGKFEFPDERVIYLDHLNSIELNEDNSSPANLTLKAIPRQIDREKELVAKSKVKLEEASSGDDAAVLDNAKHNLKHHQKRLYRLQAERQRRLANGFGVFCFVCMGIPVAIWRKSSDNVSTFFTCFLPILLLYYPLLVIGEQTAREGTFGAAPVWIANAVLIVIGAALIWRVNRN, encoded by the coding sequence ATGACAACGATCCAGAGGTATGTCTTGTGGGAGATCACCAAGGTCTTCCTGCTCTGCCTCGGAATCACCGTGCTTTTGATGACCGTCGGCGGCGGTGTGAACGAAGGGCTCAAGAAGGGATTGCCACCCGGCGTGATCCTGAACATGCTCCCTTACTTCATTCCCGAGATGCTGCGGTACACCATCCCCGGCTGCATGCTCTTTGCCGTCTGCACGGCCTTCGGCAGAATGGCCGCTTCCAATGAGATCACCGCCATCAAGTCGGCCGGTATCAACCCGATGGAGTTGATGTGGCCGGTGTTGACGCTGGCCTACTTTCTCAGCTTCTTCACCTTCTGGATGTACGATGCCTGTGCGGCCTGGTCGCGGCCAAATCTGCATCGCGTGGTAGCGGAATCGCTCGACGATACGGTCTACGGGGTGCTTCGAACACAGCGCAATTTCAAGATGTCTGGCTTCTCGGTCACGGTGAAGTCAGTGCAGGATCGTAAGTTGATCAGTCCCACGTTTCAGGTCGCCGCGACCGATTCGCAGCCGTCGATCTACTTGGAAGTGGAAGAGGCCCAGCTGAAGACCGACCCCAAGACAGGCATCCTCCAACTGATTTGCCGCGACGGTACCGTCGAGTTTGGCGACGAAGGGAAGTTCGAGTTTCCCGACGAGCGCGTCATCTATCTCGACCATCTGAATTCCATTGAACTGAACGAAGACAATTCGTCTCCGGCGAACCTGACCTTGAAGGCGATTCCCCGGCAGATCGATCGCGAGAAGGAGCTCGTCGCGAAATCGAAAGTGAAGCTCGAAGAAGCGAGCAGCGGTGACGACGCGGCAGTCCTCGACAATGCCAAGCATAACTTGAAGCATCATCAAAAGCGGTTGTATCGCCTGCAGGCCGAGCGTCAGCGCCGCTTGGCCAATGGGTTTGGTGTCTTCTGTTTTGTCTGCATGGGGATCCCGGTCGCCATTTGGAGAAAGTCGTCGGACAATGTTTCGACCTTCTTCACCTGCTTCCTACCCATCTTGCTGTTGTATTATCCGCTGCTGGTCATTGGCGAGCAGACGGCCCGGGAAGGAACCTTTGGGGCGGCCCCGGTGTGGATTGCCAACGCCGTCTTGATCGTGATTGGCGCAGCACTCATTTGGCGAGTGAATCGGAACTAG
- a CDS encoding DUF4350 domain-containing protein: MIGARISRWTVLLLLVCTLAIGCGRKSDNLQTGYGKRTGNQAGSVNGTKALSEMFRDAGYYVRSYGVVSPSLLRHDVIVWFPDSFDGPTPEFRDTILNWLNEEEGRTFIYVGRDFDASIEYWGDVLNKVDPTQKFDVMRQRSLAIESFDKLRNYQSPEVNYTLYKIERDVPRRIASSLTGPWAKGIDAAKTKIELRSRMIPPDEDSIYEGFNTYDEDAAPIHLVEDTEILLGTGKEAIVARLGSDYSDNQIILVNNGSFLLNLPLVNPEHRKLAAKLVNQCDPAYYAPDSVAFLETEGGVRIMNADQSTDGNSGWEWLSKWPLNLVGLQMAWWLIVLCFALYPIFGRAKRLPSAETSDFKKHIDSVGDLLQATDDHGYAQLRIQQYHQVMKGDTVYRRSKVRRGEGK, encoded by the coding sequence ATGATCGGTGCACGCATCTCTCGATGGACTGTTTTGCTGCTGTTGGTCTGTACGTTGGCTATTGGCTGCGGCAGAAAGAGCGACAATCTGCAAACAGGCTACGGCAAGCGAACCGGCAACCAGGCCGGCAGCGTTAACGGAACCAAGGCCCTTTCCGAAATGTTTCGCGACGCAGGCTACTACGTTCGCAGCTACGGAGTCGTCTCGCCGAGCCTCTTGCGACACGACGTGATCGTCTGGTTTCCCGATAGCTTCGATGGCCCAACGCCTGAGTTTCGCGACACGATCTTGAATTGGCTGAACGAAGAGGAAGGTCGCACGTTTATCTACGTCGGACGCGACTTCGACGCATCGATTGAGTACTGGGGAGACGTGCTTAACAAAGTCGACCCGACCCAGAAGTTCGACGTCATGCGGCAGCGCAGCCTGGCGATCGAGTCGTTCGACAAACTGCGGAATTATCAATCGCCCGAGGTAAACTACACGCTCTACAAGATCGAGCGGGACGTCCCGCGGCGGATTGCTTCGTCGCTGACAGGCCCCTGGGCCAAAGGAATCGACGCCGCGAAAACCAAGATCGAACTTCGATCGCGGATGATCCCGCCTGACGAAGATTCGATTTACGAAGGATTCAACACCTACGACGAAGACGCCGCGCCAATTCACCTGGTGGAAGATACCGAAATCCTACTGGGTACCGGCAAGGAAGCGATCGTGGCCCGACTCGGCAGCGACTACAGCGACAACCAGATCATTCTGGTAAACAACGGTTCGTTCCTGTTGAATCTGCCGCTGGTCAATCCCGAGCACCGCAAGCTGGCGGCAAAACTGGTCAACCAGTGCGATCCGGCTTACTATGCCCCCGACAGTGTCGCCTTCCTGGAAACGGAAGGGGGCGTGCGAATCATGAACGCCGACCAATCGACCGACGGCAACAGTGGCTGGGAATGGCTATCGAAGTGGCCGTTGAACCTGGTCGGCCTGCAGATGGCATGGTGGCTGATCGTCCTCTGCTTCGCCCTGTATCCCATTTTCGGTCGTGCCAAACGATTGCCATCGGCCGAGACGTCCGACTTCAAGAAACACATCGATTCCGTGGGCGACTTGCTGCAGGCAACCGACGATCACGGTTACGCTCAGCTCCGCATTCAGCAGTATCATCAAGTTATGAAAGGAGACACCGTCTATCGTCGATCGAAGGTACGCCGCGGAGAGGGAAAGTAA
- a CDS encoding phosphatase PAP2 family protein yields the protein MPLVLLATLTLLCYWTPLDLAVTRQFFSTQGERFPYTETFLANTIYDYGPIPAVVFGVGSVAAWIGSFLFTRLRSVRKGALFCSLAILIGPGILINTVLKPNWGRPRPCDTVVFGGQYEYIPPGTIGPYEMAKSFPSGHASMGFVFLLPAFLLLRKNPKAAMCVFAVGFMCGAGVGASRIAEGGHYLSDIAWSGAIVYFTGLTLYVGMYGWKQPDQSAPSTAETLPFSLESQTDNVENVRKSSAA from the coding sequence GTGCCGCTAGTTCTGTTGGCAACGCTCACGCTGCTCTGCTATTGGACACCGCTCGACCTGGCTGTCACGCGTCAGTTTTTCAGTACCCAGGGAGAACGCTTTCCTTATACGGAAACGTTTTTGGCGAACACGATTTACGACTACGGCCCGATACCTGCGGTTGTGTTTGGCGTGGGGAGCGTCGCCGCATGGATTGGCAGCTTTCTCTTCACTCGGCTACGAAGTGTAAGAAAAGGAGCGCTGTTCTGCTCGCTGGCCATCCTGATTGGCCCTGGGATCTTGATCAATACGGTCCTGAAGCCGAACTGGGGACGTCCGCGTCCGTGCGATACGGTCGTGTTTGGTGGCCAGTATGAATATATTCCGCCTGGAACGATTGGGCCGTATGAAATGGCCAAGTCTTTCCCCAGCGGTCATGCTTCGATGGGTTTTGTGTTCCTGCTGCCAGCATTTCTTCTGCTTCGCAAGAACCCAAAAGCGGCGATGTGCGTATTTGCCGTGGGGTTTATGTGTGGTGCTGGTGTTGGTGCTTCCCGCATTGCCGAGGGGGGGCACTACCTGAGTGATATTGCTTGGAGTGGTGCGATCGTCTACTTTACCGGCCTCACGTTATACGTGGGAATGTACGGTTGGAAACAGCCGGACCAATCTGCTCCCAGCACGGCCGAAACGTTGCCGTTTTCGCTTGAGAGCCAGACAGACAACGTCGAAAACGTTCGTAAAAGTTCCGCCGCTTAA
- a CDS encoding DUF4129 domain-containing protein produces MMRSLVRQLGAVCLLLWATLLPTTNAQEWEDFESGTRSIQQPVEQGREALANIPQANWYDSESDGVRTIPVPGETRMPDTRPGTAKKKAPAAAPAARGNWNWPNLGGLSLASIVMYSILIIVLGLITYLIYRAVGSGGATTSGSYVPEQHEDEKSRQVDRVEHLPFEVKKKDGNLLDEARRCYESGNFNEAIVYLFSFQLLELDKGHIIRLAKGKTNGQYLREAGRNRDLRKILQGTMNAFEDVFFGNRNLTRDRFERCWNQLTQFNQHLAGGSA; encoded by the coding sequence ATGATGCGGAGCCTCGTCAGACAACTCGGTGCGGTTTGCCTGCTGCTGTGGGCCACGCTGCTGCCAACAACCAATGCCCAGGAGTGGGAAGATTTTGAAAGTGGTACGCGATCGATCCAACAACCGGTCGAGCAAGGTCGCGAAGCGCTGGCCAATATTCCCCAAGCCAACTGGTACGACAGCGAGTCGGACGGAGTACGCACGATCCCAGTGCCTGGCGAAACCAGGATGCCTGACACCCGGCCCGGCACCGCCAAGAAGAAGGCCCCAGCCGCGGCACCGGCGGCACGTGGTAACTGGAACTGGCCGAATCTCGGTGGGCTGTCACTCGCTTCGATTGTGATGTACTCGATTCTGATTATCGTGCTTGGGCTGATCACTTACTTGATCTATCGAGCCGTTGGCTCTGGCGGGGCGACCACGAGTGGTTCGTACGTGCCAGAGCAGCACGAGGATGAAAAGTCGCGCCAGGTCGATCGCGTCGAGCATCTTCCCTTTGAAGTCAAAAAGAAGGATGGCAACCTGCTGGACGAGGCGCGACGTTGCTACGAGTCAGGCAATTTCAACGAGGCGATCGTCTACCTTTTCAGCTTCCAACTGCTGGAACTTGATAAGGGGCATATCATTCGCCTGGCCAAAGGAAAGACCAACGGGCAGTACCTCCGCGAAGCAGGCCGCAACCGCGATCTGCGCAAGATCCTGCAAGGGACTATGAATGCGTTCGAGGATGTCTTCTTCGGCAATCGCAACCTGACCCGCGATCGCTTCGAACGCTGCTGGAACCAGCTAACCCAGTTCAATCAACACCTGGCGGGAGGTAGCGCATGA
- a CDS encoding ArnT family glycosyltransferase encodes MNTPHEAMTADSADSSLWTRRAIWLLLGLGLFRVFYLALDPFDLVHDEAYYWDWSRQLDYGYFSKPPMIAWIIGLSTRLLGDSEFAVRLPATLLGTGSLAFVFLLARRMYDAKIGFWAMLLAAMTPGNVAMSLLMTIDSPFLFFWSVAMYCFWRLLERGEGRWKWIVATTIVIGLGLLTKQTMAGILVFGGLFVLLSREDRHEAIRPTLYICAIGALLFLLPVVYWNYQHDWVTLHHTSEHFQGEPVSILRRVAISLEFVGGLFGVISPVTFFLFICVTAFGLLAFRQVGRRERYLLCLSALPMLLVLGLSLKQRLELNWPAPFFSAGLILVAAWALGYVQLPNLFLKPGEWRLRYAATVGAIFLVGTYAMPLALPVLGLNGSKVDALVRMRGWEELGYEVGARLESHDAQSQAMIVTAGRAVASELAFYMPQHPKVYLWGDNQFPLSQYDVWGGPDETESRDFLLVAHQGEEIPLPLKLAFASIEPLEEVEVEVGPARKHAVTIYRGSGFRGWSVAKSIQADQQTLRR; translated from the coding sequence ATGAATACACCACACGAGGCCATGACGGCCGACTCCGCTGATTCATCCTTGTGGACCCGCCGAGCGATCTGGTTGCTGCTGGGCTTGGGATTGTTTCGAGTTTTCTACCTCGCGCTCGATCCGTTCGACCTGGTCCACGACGAGGCCTACTACTGGGATTGGTCGCGACAGTTAGATTATGGCTACTTCAGCAAGCCTCCCATGATTGCCTGGATCATTGGCCTGTCGACGCGGCTGTTGGGCGATAGTGAATTCGCCGTTCGCCTGCCGGCTACGCTGCTGGGGACTGGTAGTCTCGCGTTTGTCTTTTTGCTGGCTCGCCGCATGTACGATGCGAAAATCGGCTTTTGGGCGATGCTGCTGGCAGCCATGACGCCTGGCAACGTAGCGATGAGCTTGCTGATGACGATCGATTCGCCGTTCCTCTTCTTCTGGAGCGTCGCCATGTATTGCTTCTGGCGTTTGCTGGAACGGGGCGAAGGACGTTGGAAGTGGATCGTCGCTACCACGATCGTAATTGGTCTTGGCCTGCTGACCAAGCAAACCATGGCCGGCATACTGGTCTTCGGCGGTCTATTCGTCCTGCTTTCTCGGGAAGACCGACACGAAGCGATTCGACCGACCCTGTATATCTGTGCAATCGGGGCCCTGTTGTTCCTGCTGCCGGTGGTTTACTGGAACTATCAACACGATTGGGTCACGCTACATCACACCAGCGAGCACTTCCAAGGCGAGCCTGTTTCCATCCTGCGGCGCGTAGCGATTTCGCTGGAGTTCGTGGGCGGGCTATTCGGTGTCATTTCGCCGGTCACCTTCTTTCTATTTATCTGCGTGACGGCGTTCGGGCTTTTGGCATTTCGCCAGGTCGGACGTCGCGAACGTTACCTGTTGTGCCTGAGTGCACTGCCGATGCTGCTGGTGCTGGGTTTGAGCTTGAAGCAGCGTCTGGAACTGAACTGGCCGGCTCCTTTCTTCAGTGCCGGTCTGATCCTGGTGGCTGCCTGGGCGCTGGGATATGTGCAACTACCAAATTTGTTTCTCAAGCCAGGCGAATGGCGACTGCGTTATGCGGCCACCGTCGGGGCGATCTTCCTGGTTGGTACCTACGCGATGCCGTTGGCATTGCCGGTGCTGGGGCTCAACGGAAGTAAAGTTGACGCGCTGGTCCGGATGCGCGGTTGGGAAGAACTCGGGTACGAAGTGGGAGCTCGCCTCGAAAGCCACGATGCCCAGTCGCAAGCCATGATCGTCACGGCCGGTCGGGCTGTTGCTTCGGAGCTGGCGTTCTACATGCCACAGCATCCGAAGGTATACCTGTGGGGAGACAACCAGTTTCCTCTCTCGCAGTACGATGTCTGGGGTGGCCCTGACGAAACCGAGAGCCGCGACTTTCTGCTGGTCGCCCACCAGGGAGAAGAGATCCCGCTTCCGCTCAAGCTGGCGTTCGCATCGATCGAGCCGCTGGAAGAAGTTGAAGTGGAAGTCGGGCCTGCACGCAAGCACGCCGTGACCATCTATCGCGGCTCCGGCTTCCGAGGCTGGTCGGTCGCCAAGAGCATTCAAGCCGATCAACAGACGCTACGTCGATAA
- a CDS encoding HupE/UreJ family protein — MSFARTIWAIFLIPLLVPQQAWGGPPGGVQAGSSFLEGVLHPWFGIDHLLATLAIGLLVVHVDKGSMIAVPLVFLSSLMAGAGLHGSGIWLPWGEPVVAVSVILLGVSLIPGWKYRELLLAVVVALFGILHGYVHGTDKLSGSLPLAFQFGLLLGTSLLLGVGIWVGHWIEPTSRLSRSMGVVIALGGVAVLIHSLIA; from the coding sequence ATGAGCTTTGCCCGAACCATTTGGGCCATCTTTCTGATACCGCTGCTGGTGCCCCAGCAAGCTTGGGGTGGTCCTCCGGGTGGCGTGCAAGCCGGAAGCAGTTTTCTAGAAGGCGTATTGCATCCGTGGTTCGGTATCGATCACCTGCTGGCAACGCTGGCGATTGGGCTGCTGGTGGTCCATGTCGATAAGGGCTCGATGATCGCGGTGCCACTTGTCTTCTTAAGCAGCTTGATGGCGGGAGCTGGACTGCATGGAAGCGGGATCTGGCTACCCTGGGGAGAACCCGTCGTCGCCGTGTCGGTCATTCTGCTAGGCGTGTCCTTGATCCCAGGATGGAAATACCGGGAGCTATTGCTAGCAGTTGTGGTCGCCCTGTTTGGAATTCTTCATGGCTATGTGCATGGCACCGATAAACTCTCTGGTTCGTTACCACTGGCATTTCAATTTGGTCTTCTGTTGGGAACTTCGTTGCTGTTAGGGGTGGGAATCTGGGTAGGGCACTGGATCGAACCGACCTCGCGGTTGTCGCGAAGTATGGGGGTCGTGATCGCTTTGGGAGGGGTGGCAGTTCTCATCCACAGCCTCATCGCTTAG
- a CDS encoding stage II sporulation protein M → MKVAHLIEKRRVYWQELENLCAQMANSRKKTIGARNIARFAALYRAACADLALADSYQLPPNIVDYLHKLVGRAHGQLYRSRRVDWSKIGDILFRQIPREIFQDRCVQLTFWLFWMVFLLAGFMAANPDRFPNFAADIVGAENIDMYEQMYADAPSSRNNGPTASGAAFYVNHNTGIGIKCFVVGITVIGGICVLLYNAAVLGATFGHMASPNVSEEVSEHFFEFVTAHGPFELTAIVLAAGAGLRIGFSLISPYHKEESLLPEELPEGEESLFDKSRRVAYERIDSLRIGAKRALPVMGASAILFILAAMIEAWISPSSLPEQVKQVVAIFCSGLLMVYFIVLGYPRRESDAA, encoded by the coding sequence GTGAAAGTTGCTCATCTGATCGAAAAACGACGCGTCTATTGGCAAGAGCTAGAGAATCTCTGCGCTCAGATGGCCAACTCGCGCAAGAAGACGATCGGGGCCCGCAACATCGCTCGCTTCGCGGCGCTGTATCGTGCCGCATGTGCCGACCTGGCGCTGGCCGACAGTTATCAGCTGCCACCCAATATCGTCGATTACTTGCACAAGCTGGTGGGGCGGGCCCATGGCCAGCTGTACCGCAGCCGCCGCGTCGATTGGTCGAAGATCGGGGACATCCTCTTCCGACAAATCCCGCGCGAGATCTTCCAGGATCGCTGCGTACAATTGACCTTCTGGCTGTTTTGGATGGTCTTTCTGCTGGCCGGCTTCATGGCCGCCAATCCCGATCGTTTTCCGAACTTCGCCGCCGATATCGTTGGGGCGGAAAACATCGACATGTACGAACAAATGTATGCCGACGCTCCCAGCTCGCGCAACAATGGCCCGACGGCTTCCGGTGCGGCGTTTTACGTGAATCACAATACCGGCATCGGCATCAAGTGCTTCGTCGTCGGCATCACGGTAATCGGTGGGATTTGCGTGCTGCTGTACAACGCCGCGGTCCTGGGGGCGACGTTTGGACACATGGCAAGCCCTAACGTATCGGAAGAGGTCAGCGAACACTTCTTCGAGTTTGTGACCGCGCATGGCCCCTTCGAGTTAACAGCCATCGTGCTGGCTGCCGGAGCCGGGCTGCGGATCGGGTTCTCGTTGATCAGCCCCTACCATAAAGAAGAGTCACTACTGCCGGAAGAGCTTCCCGAAGGGGAAGAAAGCCTCTTCGATAAGTCGCGCCGGGTTGCGTACGAACGAATCGATTCGCTGCGGATTGGGGCCAAGCGAGCGTTGCCGGTGATGGGTGCCTCGGCGATTTTATTTATTCTGGCGGCGATGATCGAAGCGTGGATCTCCCCTTCCTCACTCCCTGAGCAAGTGAAGCAAGTCGTGGCCATCTTCTGCAGTGGCCTGCTGATGGTCTACTTCATCGTGCTCGGCTATCCGCGAAGGGAATCCGATGCAGCTTGA